The Juglans regia cultivar Chandler chromosome 6, Walnut 2.0, whole genome shotgun sequence genome contains the following window.
CTCTCaggaaacaagaaagaaaaaggacatTAATTTAATTCCCTCCCAGAAGATCGATCAATCATATTCAGATACTGATCACTCagaaatattatttgagatATTCTTTTTCTGGCCTGGATCGATCGATTAACATGACGCACGCAAGAACAGACatagatattaattaattaagacacACTTAGAAGAGATGGTGGTGCTTCTTTCCATGagcctcttcttcttcttcctttgccTCTTTCTTCTCATGATGCTCATGGAACACATAGCCGCCTGCTCCTATCGCGGCCGCTGCTCCAATCTCCTCCTCTACCTTGTGCTTGTGCGCATGCTCTGGGTCTTTCTTTGCCTCATGCTTCTCATGCTGATTTCAATCAATATTGAAACAAAAGCACACACAATTTTAAGAAGACTAGGCCaaaacaaccatatatatatatatatatatatgcacaaggAAAATATGAAGGCTAGCTAGCTGCCTGTGATCTGAAATTGATGGCAGATGGAAAACACTATGATCTATCGATCGACAGGAAAACTTTAAGAAAACACAAAGTAAAAATGGTatgattttaatcttaaaaggcgcatatatatatatatatatatatatatatatatcgatcatgATTAGAGTTTATACCAAGGCATAAGCTCCTGCAGCAGCAGCACCAAGCTCGCCTAGGTGCTCGAGATGCTTATGGTGCTTCTCTTCCTTCTCATAATCGACAGGTTTTTGTTCTGATCCATCTTTGCCGTGGGAAaagaggtggtggtggtggtgctccTCAGCCATGGCGATCGAtcttcaggaaaaaaaatatatatatatatatatattacaggATGAATTATTATGCCAAAATTGTGTGAGAATTCAAATGGCTTTGTGGGGTTATTTATAATCGGTACTGCAGGTAGTCATGACCAAATATTGCAAAAGACCAAACGCTCCTGCCTAATTCGTGGCCActcatatatacatgcatgcatgattgttCTAATCTACGGTCTTGGGTGTGCACTTAATTCAACCGATacagaaatattttaaccacaaaaaaaattttataaaaataaatctataaattaagaagatttgatgtgatatgatatattataaaactatttttattataaaataaatataacataccacattaaatcacgttaatttataatattatttttatgaaatctcattgtgaCTACAGTACTTCtctttacataaataaatttatttgcaaCAACTTAATTTATTAACACATAGAGTcatttggatttaaagatgagttgagatgattcgtaaataataaaaatagattaagatggtttgtgtaaaaatttaaaaaaattataacgataaaatgagatgagttgaaatgtaTTACAGCTAGGCTTATAATATagaatttgtatgaaaattattcaaataatgatgtaatgatgatggtgatgatatactttttaattaatgttttctttatATACTGTAGACGCTTGTACTATTATAGATATACACGCACACGCACTTCACCTATCATAATGTACAAATTCAAGGACGAATTTAAAGCCGTGGCCCTACAAATTAAGTTTgacaagataaaatatttatgtattttctcctaaaagaaattgaaataaaatagtgatTGTACTATATATTTGCGGCTACAATTAATCGGTCGAAACTCGAAATTAGCTTTTgctttaacgttcaaacgtacgTGCccttcattaattaattaatatttgtgtgAAGTTACGAAAGTAGGGTAATTTTCTGAGCCTCTGACTCTTATATTAATGTGTGGCAGTGTGCGGATCCAGcttcttttatataatatatatatatatatatatgtatatatatatatttgaaactaGTAAAATTACGTGCagttataaaatgtataaatatcgtataatcattttaaaaaaaaataaaatttattattatataactataactatcatttctcatatatttataatgatcaatatatattgagtagtagtactactgatgTTTTActcaaagaaatatttaaagtaGTACCATATTTAGATCatattgaaaatgtttaatctcatatcatcttatcattataattttctcaaattttcatataaaatataataaataattcaattttttaattattaaaataataataataatataaaaaaataatattttatttaactttcatctcaactcattatccaaatgggACCTAGCTAAATCATGTTCCTCTCCAACCATATACTTATATCCCATCTGCCGGCCACTACccaattattcattattttaggACCGGCCATGTGCTAGCTCTTTATGATTAATCTCTGTCCACTTTATAAAGTACTACTCCTTTCGACTAATATATATCCTGGCCTGGATTTTTATCATGGAAATATCAGTACTGTGCAACCATTTTTCATCATCAAATTCAGTGTGTTTTACACGTACGATAGCTAGCTGGGGATCAATTAAATTTGAGTTTTTCTTAACCTGAAAATAATCAGATCATATCTCTGCTGTTATGCTTTACCAATCACAAGAGCAATAACTATCTTGATCTTTATATTTCGATCAGTTTTTCTGACTGTACGTTTATGATCTTTAGAAGATATAAACAGAAATTGATGATCTTCATttccatatcatatatatatatatatatatatatagacgacGAACCAATTGACAATTAATGTTTGAGAAGTGCTACGTGCAGTCATAAAGAGA
Protein-coding sequences here:
- the LOC109011409 gene encoding abscisic stress-ripening protein 1-like, whose product is MAEEHHHHHLFSHGKDGSEQKPVDYEKEEKHHKHLEHLGELGAAAAGAYALHEKHEAKKDPEHAHKHKVEEEIGAAAAIGAGGYVFHEHHEKKEAKEEEEEAHGKKHHHLF